Proteins encoded in a region of the Flavobacteriaceae bacterium HL-DH10 genome:
- a CDS encoding sialate O-acetylesterase, giving the protein MKFLKVICLLLVANISFANVILPSVFSDHMVLQQNDEVKFWGWANPNEEVDISPSWTSENYKTKATNQAYWELTIKTPKFGGPYTISIKGYNEVVLKDVLIGEVWLCSGQSNMEMSASWGIDNSEEEIAKANYDNVRFFTSPKMAANSEQNNIISSWEICTSESMKYASAAAYFFAKRLQETMKDVPVGLMVSAWGGTPIEIWTPENIIKKDTALLTAANKLTPVSYGPIKPGKAFNTMINPLVGYKIAGALWYQGESNVGSDVYDKNLEALIASWRNLWGYNFPFYFVQIAPYNYGENHFGGVIIRDAQRKADNQIKNSGMVVISDVSPIDDIHPKDKKAVGFRLANLALKNHYHLIDDLVESPSVSELNFDKNKAVVSFNYAEGLYSKDKKGLFEVAGEDKLFYPATSKLKDDTIIVSSKKVNDIKYLRFAWGNNTQSNLFNKANLPASSFTTEN; this is encoded by the coding sequence ATGAAATTTTTAAAAGTTATATGCCTTCTGCTAGTTGCAAACATATCATTTGCTAATGTGATATTACCTTCTGTTTTTTCAGATCACATGGTACTGCAACAAAATGATGAAGTAAAATTTTGGGGCTGGGCAAATCCTAATGAAGAGGTGGATATATCTCCATCTTGGACAAGTGAAAATTACAAAACAAAAGCAACTAATCAAGCGTATTGGGAGCTCACTATAAAGACCCCGAAATTTGGTGGGCCGTATACAATTTCTATAAAAGGCTATAATGAAGTTGTTTTAAAGGATGTTTTAATAGGAGAAGTTTGGCTTTGCTCTGGACAATCTAACATGGAAATGTCTGCAAGTTGGGGAATTGATAACAGTGAAGAAGAAATAGCGAAAGCTAATTATGATAACGTCCGTTTTTTTACCAGTCCTAAAATGGCTGCAAATTCAGAACAAAATAACATCATTTCTAGTTGGGAAATCTGTACTTCTGAAAGTATGAAATACGCAAGTGCAGCTGCTTATTTTTTTGCAAAAAGATTGCAAGAAACCATGAAAGATGTTCCCGTAGGATTAATGGTTTCGGCTTGGGGAGGAACTCCTATTGAAATTTGGACACCAGAAAATATTATTAAAAAAGATACCGCTTTACTCACAGCTGCTAACAAGTTAACACCTGTTTCTTATGGACCTATAAAACCTGGGAAAGCTTTTAATACCATGATCAATCCTTTAGTAGGCTATAAAATAGCTGGAGCTTTATGGTATCAAGGTGAATCTAATGTGGGTTCTGATGTTTATGATAAAAATTTAGAAGCATTAATTGCCTCTTGGAGAAATTTATGGGGATATAACTTTCCTTTTTATTTTGTACAAATTGCTCCGTACAATTATGGTGAGAATCATTTTGGAGGGGTCATTATTAGAGATGCACAACGCAAGGCTGATAACCAGATTAAGAATTCAGGAATGGTGGTGATTAGTGATGTTTCTCCAATTGATGATATTCATCCTAAAGATAAAAAAGCTGTAGGATTTAGATTAGCCAATTTAGCTTTAAAAAATCACTATCATTTAATTGATGATTTGGTGGAAAGTCCAAGTGTTTCAGAACTTAATTTTGATAAAAATAAAGCCGTTGTTTCTTTCAATTATGCTGAAGGTCTTTATTCCAAAGATAAAAAAGGATTGTTTGAGGTGGCAGGAGAAGATAAATTGTTTTATCCTGCAACAAGTAAGTTGAAAGATGACACTATTATTGTTTCATCAAAAAAAGTAAATGATATTAAATATCTAAGGTTTGCCTGGGGGAATAATACACAATCCAATCTGTTTAATAAAGCAAACTTACCTGCATCTAGTTTTACTACAGAAAATTAA
- a CDS encoding glycoside hydrolase family 5 protein translates to MNKFNKKLLVLLCVFFSSSAFSFSQNKLDRISVNGSNFVIEDGKIIIFRGLNTSDPDKLEIQGHWDKSYFKEIKKWGANIVRFPVHPTAWAKRGKGNYLKLLDEGIKWATELDLYVIIDWHSIGNLQTEMYQDDMYDTTLKQTYDFWRTIAVKYGKNTTVAFYELFNEPTTYHNTLGTATWEAWKKINEEIITIVRANGGEGIPLVAGFNWAYDLTPVIENPIDAEGIAYVSHPYPEKREKPWENQWTADWGFVKEKYPLILTEIGFCGPEDIGAHHPVISDESYGDAITNYADEKEISYVIWVFDPQWAPRLFEDWDYTPSRHGKYFKKKLQSYKYN, encoded by the coding sequence ATGAATAAATTTAATAAAAAGTTATTAGTACTCTTGTGTGTATTCTTTTCTTCTTCGGCATTTAGCTTCTCACAAAATAAATTAGATCGAATATCTGTAAATGGAAGCAATTTTGTCATTGAAGATGGAAAGATAATTATTTTTAGAGGTCTAAATACTAGCGATCCTGATAAATTAGAAATACAAGGACATTGGGACAAATCATATTTTAAAGAAATTAAAAAATGGGGTGCCAATATTGTTCGTTTTCCAGTGCACCCAACAGCTTGGGCAAAGCGAGGGAAGGGAAATTATCTTAAGCTGCTAGATGAGGGTATAAAATGGGCTACTGAACTCGATTTATACGTCATTATAGATTGGCACAGTATTGGTAATTTACAAACAGAAATGTATCAGGACGATATGTATGACACCACTTTAAAACAAACCTATGACTTCTGGAGAACGATTGCTGTAAAATACGGAAAAAATACAACGGTGGCTTTTTATGAGTTATTTAACGAACCAACTACATATCACAATACTTTAGGTACAGCTACTTGGGAAGCATGGAAGAAAATAAATGAAGAAATAATAACTATTGTAAGAGCCAATGGAGGCGAAGGTATTCCCTTGGTTGCAGGGTTTAATTGGGCTTATGATTTAACACCTGTTATTGAAAACCCAATTGATGCAGAAGGGATTGCTTATGTGAGTCATCCTTATCCAGAAAAAAGAGAGAAGCCTTGGGAAAATCAATGGACAGCAGATTGGGGATTTGTTAAAGAGAAATACCCTTTAATACTTACCGAAATCGGATTTTGTGGACCTGAAGATATAGGCGCTCACCATCCTGTTATAAGTGATGAATCTTATGGAGATGCCATTACCAACTATGCTGATGAAAAAGAAATTTCTTATGTTATTTGGGTTTTCGATCCGCAGTGGGCTCCAAGATTGTTTGAGGATTGGGATTATACGCCTTCAAGACATGGAAAGTACTTTAAGAAAAAACTTCAAAGTTATAAATACAATTAA
- a CDS encoding GDSL-type esterase/lipase family protein, translating into MNIHFIPILILSLLFNFNETMPKKYRADNKNFHYNGRYELIENGAALTSPGANVSINFSGDYCEVYLKAERVPYNYVAFELDGEYLGRKKISGDNIASYIIEVTSKEKRHTLKIIKESEASNGFVLFNSIKVEEVLSSNKKPKHFIEFIGDSITCGAVADDSVTPCGEGEYFDHENVYFSYGADVARALDSDFMLSSVSGIGMYRNWNDENIEEPIMPQVYENLYLDTNNSKKYNFEKKPDLVSICLGTNDLSNGDGIKPRLPFNEETYVTNYINFVKKVYSHYPNTQIVLLNSPMVVGENNTLLVSCLKDVQSYFAENHEKSILLFEFDKAYVNGCSWHPSVEEHKQIAEKLTPFFKNILHNK; encoded by the coding sequence ATGAACATCCATTTTATACCAATACTCATACTTTCATTATTATTTAATTTTAATGAAACAATGCCAAAAAAGTATCGTGCGGACAATAAAAATTTTCATTATAATGGAAGGTATGAGCTTATTGAAAATGGAGCTGCTTTAACATCACCTGGTGCAAATGTGTCCATTAATTTCTCTGGTGACTACTGTGAAGTGTATTTAAAAGCAGAAAGAGTTCCTTACAATTACGTTGCCTTTGAGTTGGATGGAGAATATTTAGGTAGAAAAAAAATTAGCGGTGATAATATAGCATCTTATATTATAGAAGTCACGTCAAAAGAAAAGAGGCATACTTTGAAAATTATTAAAGAATCTGAAGCAAGCAACGGATTCGTGCTATTTAATAGCATTAAGGTGGAAGAGGTTTTAAGTAGTAATAAAAAACCAAAGCATTTTATTGAGTTTATTGGAGATTCTATTACCTGCGGAGCGGTTGCTGATGACAGTGTAACACCCTGTGGTGAAGGAGAGTATTTTGACCACGAAAACGTATATTTTTCTTATGGCGCTGATGTAGCGAGAGCGTTAGATTCAGATTTTATGCTAAGTTCTGTATCTGGTATAGGAATGTATAGAAATTGGAACGATGAAAATATTGAAGAGCCTATTATGCCACAGGTTTATGAAAATTTATATCTTGATACTAACAATTCAAAAAAGTATAATTTTGAAAAAAAACCAGACCTCGTTAGTATCTGTTTAGGAACAAATGATTTATCAAATGGTGATGGCATAAAGCCTCGATTACCATTTAATGAAGAAACGTACGTAACCAATTATATAAATTTTGTAAAAAAGGTTTATAGTCATTATCCCAACACACAAATTGTTTTACTAAATAGTCCTATGGTAGTTGGAGAAAACAATACCCTATTGGTTTCATGCTTAAAGGACGTTCAGTCTTATTTTGCTGAAAACCATGAGAAATCCATTTTGTTATTTGAGTTTGATAAAGCATATGTAAATGGATGCTCATGGCACCCTAGTGTTGAAGAGCATAAGCAAATAGCCGAAAAACTAACACCTTTTTTTAAAAATATTTTACACAATAAATAA